CGGGAGCGGCCAGCGTATCGCCCGTCCGCATTCCGCTTTCGGACAGCAATGCCCCGTGCTCCTTCAGGATCGGTGCCAATCTGCTGGGTCGTGGAGTGAGCAGGCAGGCGACCGCCGAAGGTACCTTCACGAATACGAAGGACTACCTCACGCCTCCGTCCAACGCACGTGCGACGACCGATCGTCGGGGCGTCACCACGATATCATGGAGTCCGATCGACAACGGCTTCGTCAGTGGCGTCGTCGTCTATCGTGTTGACGCTGGTCGTCATGACGTCGTGACTTCCGCCTATGGCTACGAGACGTCCTTCACGTTCACGATGGAGGATCCGGAAGGCGCCGTACTCAAGATCGCAGCCGTCGATGCGAAGGGACGTACGGGCTGCATGGGCGACGCCATCGATGTCGTCACGGACGTCCGGGAAGTCGAGCATCGCGGCGAAGGCATGTCGATATGGCTGGCCCCCAATCCTGCATCGGACCGGATGACGGTGCGTACGACCAATGAAGCTGCCATCGTCGATTACAGGCTCGTCGACATCATGGGGAACGTCGTTCTCGTACAGCGAGGTTCCGGTACCGGTGGTACGACGCTCGACCTGCATGGTCTTGCGACGGGAACCTATGTGCTCATCGCCCAGGTGGGAGAGAAGTATGTAGCAAGCACGGTGAGGGTCGTGCGCTAGCTAGGAAGAAACCATCACCTCGTAGTAGTGCTGTTGCCGATCCCGGTCATGGGGCTGTGCCTGTGGTCGGGATCGTCGTATAAGTAGTACGGATCAAAAGGTTCGCTTGTCTCCGTTGTCTAGTGTTAGGCATGAGCGGCAGACTCTTCCGTATTGATACCATCGGTGTTGAATAAAGAGATGGTGACATGCTTGGCATTCACGGACAATCGGCATCGGATGAAAACGAAAATCGTTCTTTATACCCCATGTAGTAGGAAGTACACTAACCAGTAGTCGTTCCACATCAGCGCGGAGATCATAAGTGATAGCCTGCTGTTGAACACGATGGAGTATTGACGCATTAACATGGATCGAAGAATGGGCGGCTTCACTATGCCCGGGCACACTGCCAATAGCTATCGCATAGTGTGGTATCTCAATTGTTCCATCAGTGTCTGCTGCTCCTAGAAGTTCTTGCTTGGCACAGTGGATTGGGATGTCAGATGATGCAAGCACTGCTCGAGTATCTTGAATCGTTTGACCTGTACTGTCCGTGAATACGAGAGGCTCTCCGATGAATAGATGTGCCACTGCACATCTGTAAAATCCGAGTCGCTGATACTTCTTCAACTGGCCAATCAAAGAGGATTGTTTCTTTGGGTTCAGCTTACTTGAGGAGATCCTGTTTCCTTTTCCAGCAAGTGTTGTTTTGACTTCTAGAAGTAGCATCCTACTATAGTCATAGGTCAGTTCTGTCAATCCATTCTCGTAACCAGTATCACGCATTCTGCACGGTAGCAGAAGCAAGTCAATGTCGCCATTCACAGGACAGGAAGGATTGATACTTTCGAACCTGATGTCTGTTATGAGAACGTGGTTCTCAGGATGTATGTTATGCCGTCCTGCGATGTGAGAAGAGAGGCCTTGTTGCCCATATGGAGTAAGAAACAAGCGCTCGATAGTCTCACGCTCGCGTTCGGTGCCTTTCAAGAAATAGAGATGTTGATTCTTTTCCATATTGAATTGGTATATATGGCATATCCTACGGGTCTGTAAGATAGCTTATAGTAGTACTTGATGACGAGCCATGACATTGCAGGTTCGCCAAGAGATAGTACTCACAGTTGGACCACCACATTCCCCACCTTGAATCCCTTCTCCACGTATCGGTACGTCTCGACGATATCTTCGAGCGCCGTGTAGCGGTCGATGAGTGGACGGAACTTCGAGGTCGCGACGAGCTCGCGGAGATAGTTCACGTCGTCCTTGCTGATGGTCGGCAGGGGGAACAGCAGGCGCTTGCCGCCAGCCAATGGGGTGAAGAGGGCGAACAGCGGATTCTGAAGATACGGTCCGAGTTCGGTGGACATGTAGATGCCGTGTTCCTCGAGCAGGGGTTTGCACTTCGCCCAGGTACTCTTGCCTACGGCATCGAAGACGACGTCGAAGCGATCGCCGAGCGTCGTGAAGTCCTCCCTGCTGTAGTCCAGTACCCTGTCGGCGCCGAGCGAACGCACCAGTTCGACATGATCCGGACCGCATACGGCAGTGACGGTCAGCCCCATGACCTTCGACAACTGGATGGCCGCGGACCCGATCGCTCCCGTACCGCCATTGACGAGAATGGTTTGTCCCGCCTTCACCTTCGCCGCACGCAGGTTGCATAATGCATAGTGTGCGCCTTCGGTGATCGGAGCCGCTTCGGCATACGACAGTCCGTCGGGTATCGTCGCGAACGCATCCGAATCCTTCACCAGCATGTATTCGGCATGGGCGCCGAAGTGGACGTCGTTGAAGCCGAAGATCCGGTCGCCGATCCTGGCCGACGTCACTGCACCGCCGGTGGCGACGACGTCGCCGGCGAACTCGTTTCCGAGCACGTTGAACTTCGGACGGAACAGTCCGCTGAAGAAGCGGGAGACGAAGTATTCGGCGCTGCGGAATCCGCTGTCCGTTCTGTTCACCGTCGTCGCCCGCACACGCACGAGAAGCTCGCCCTTCGCCGGAACGGGAACGGCGATGCGTTCGATGGAAACCGTTTCGGGTGGACCGTACACGCGATGGACGGCGGCCTTCATCGTCGCCGGCAATGGTATGGGTGGTGTCTGCATCGATTCGGTGAACTCGAATGTGGGTGGTCGGTATGATGGCGACCACGGTCTACGTGCGGACGGAAAGGATGTTGCGATCGAACGGAACGTCGATATTGAAGGATCGTATCCCGCAGCGCACGACGACCCGAAAGCGTCGTCAATAATCGAGTGCCAGGACGAACGCTCCGACGACGACGATGACGACGACGAGCGTCAGCACCATCGACATGCAGCATCGCAGCAGGGTAGGTACCGCACGCCAGGAGGGATAGAGTTGAAGGGTGGCCCAGCCGAGATAGGACATGTTGACGATGAAGCTGACGGTGCCCGCGGTTCCGGAAGACAGGATCGACAGAAAGGGAAGAGCGACGATCTGTACGACCAGGCGCTGGCTGGCCATGAAGGCATGGATGACGATCCATTCCACATAGCGATCGCCACGGCTGCGGAAGAGCAGGTAGCTGCACAGGGCGAGGACGGGCAGCAGGATCACTTCCGCAAGGGCATAGTGATGCTCGACGAAGTCGACGATGATGGCCATCGTCGTCCCGGCGATTCCGTCGTGGGTCGTCATGGGCCTGTGGACGAGATGGCTCAGCCATGCATAGAGCGCGGCCAGCACGATCATCATGGACAGCGGCTGGAAGTGGCGTATGCGCTGTCCGTCGAGATAGGAGCGGATCGTCAGGCCCGGGCGCAGGAACAACTCACGCAGCGTATAGAAGATACCTTTGTGAATGTGCAGAAGGCCGTGCTGAAGATCGTGCCACACGACGTGGAGGTCCAGCCGCGCGGTCGACGTGGCCTGTCCGCAGTTCGAACAGTAGCGTCCGGCGATGGCGGCCCGGCAGTTCTTGCAGTGATTCGTCATACCTGATCGACGAGGGTTGGCATTGGACGGGAATGATCGTCGTGAAGATAGGAGGTTGTGCGGATATCCGGAGACGGTATTCCGCCAGGTATCGCGGGTCTGTCGGTCGTCCCGGAGGAGGTGCGGGTGTAACTTTTCGAGACGTCGTCGTGCTAGAGCATCGAACCATCACTCTCAACCATAGGACGCCATGAAGTTGTTCGCCATCATCGTCGTCGTATCCACGGTCCTTCTTTCCGCTTGCAGCAAGGACGGTGGTGCGGTAAACCCCGACCCGACTCCTGCATTGACCACGACACTGTCTGCGACCATCAACGGAACCGACTGGGTCGGGACGAACGTCGTCTCGATAGCTGCCGGTGGTATACGGCAGATCACCGGCGGGTCGGCGAATCTGTCGTCGGGCTATCAGATATCCGTCCAGATGCGGAACATCGGAGAAGGAACGTACAACGTCTCCACGGCAAGCAACTGGTTCTCGGTCGTCAGATACGAGAACGGCGGAGAATCGACGGACCCCCAGTTCGCCACGAGCGGAACGGTGACGATCACGAAGAGTACCTCCGAGGTGATCATCGGCAAGTTCGAAGGCACGGCCGGCTCCTATGTGGTGACGAAGGGAGCATTCACGATCAAGCTGTGATCGGGTCATTCGACCGGTAGCGAGGTCGAACGAAAGAGATAGGAGAGTGAAGGCTCATCGACGTATGTCGATGAGCCTTCATCCTTTTCCGGGCTACCTGTGCTTCCGTCTACGATCGGGAGGATCGTTTCCGTCCAGAGCGGATACTCGGCCAGGCTCATGACCGATCCCGATCGGCAGTCTTTCACGTTCCTTCGATCCGGTCGTTGGAGCCGCATCGTCCGCATGTTCATTCTAATGACCTTCTCATGAGTTCGGGACACGACGGCCGGGTCGCTATTCGTCAACCGCGACATCCAATGGCACGTCTTATCGCAATTCTCGTTCTCTCCTGTCTCTTTCTGGTGATCACCGGAGAAGCCTCTGCACACCCGACGACCGCCCGACACAGGCATGAACTGTCCTCAACGGACATGTGCGGAGTGCAGACCCTGGCCGTAGCCGACGTCGCCGATGAATTGGAGGATCGCGATCCCCTGATTCCTCTCTTCGACGCTGTGGCAGGGGATGCCCGGACGACGGTCCAGACGGACGATGCCTACCGCGCCGGAATCCTTCCGGCGGATATGGACCAGCCACCTATCTACATCGCCATACGGCGCCTGCTGATCTAGGCACTCGCATTTCCGTCCGGTACGCATGAGATACCGGACCTTGCACCTGCACTACGTGCCGATCCGAATCCGTGGCCGAAGCCACGCCGTCCCTCTGTCCATTCACGAATCACCATCATCGTCATGAGCAACCGTTTCATGCGGACGTCGACGTCCGTGACCGTCCTGCTGTTCCTGCTGGGCGGATTCTCCATTCTCGGCATCACCGGATGTGGCGCCAAGCACGCGGAGGCCGGAGAGGAACGCGTCACCTTCGTGGTCACGAGTCCTATGAAGAAGGACACCTTCACCACCCGCGAATACGTGTGCCAGATACACGCCATCCAGCACATCGAGCTGCGGGCCCTGGAGCGTGGCTATCTCGAACATATCTTCGTGGATGAAGGGCAGGTGGTGAAGAAGGGGCAGCCGATGTTCCAGATCATGCCCGTGATCTATCAGGCCGAATACCAGCATACGCAGGCCGAGGCACGGGTCGCCGAGATCGAATATCTCAACACGAAGTCGCTGGCCGACAAGAACGTCGTGTCCAAGAACGAGCTCGCCATGGCCAAGGCAAAGTTCGATCAGGCCCAGGCAAGCGTGGCACTGGCCAAGGCACACCTGGAATTCACGCGTATCAACGCACCGTTCAGTGGAATCATGGACCGTCTGCAGGTACGGCACGGCAGTCTGCTGGGAGAAGGCGACATGCTGGCGGCCCTGTCCGACAACAGTTCCATGTGGGTCTACTTCAACGTACCCGAGGCTCAGTACCTCAATTACAAGGCGGCCGACAAGAACAGCGGGCAGGAGCACGTACGATTGAAGATGGCCAATGGCCAGGTCTTCGAACAGCCAGGCATCGTGACTACCATCGAG
The DNA window shown above is from Candidatus Kapaibacterium thiocyanatum and carries:
- a CDS encoding NAD(P)-dependent alcohol dehydrogenase translates to MKAAVHRVYGPPETVSIERIAVPVPAKGELLVRVRATTVNRTDSGFRSAEYFVSRFFSGLFRPKFNVLGNEFAGDVVATGGAVTSARIGDRIFGFNDVHFGAHAEYMLVKDSDAFATIPDGLSYAEAAPITEGAHYALCNLRAAKVKAGQTILVNGGTGAIGSAAIQLSKVMGLTVTAVCGPDHVELVRSLGADRVLDYSREDFTTLGDRFDVVFDAVGKSTWAKCKPLLEEHGIYMSTELGPYLQNPLFALFTPLAGGKRLLFPLPTISKDDVNYLRELVATSKFRPLIDRYTALEDIVETYRYVEKGFKVGNVVVQL
- a CDS encoding efflux transporter periplasmic adaptor subunit, translated to MRTSTSVTVLLFLLGGFSILGITGCGAKHAEAGEERVTFVVTSPMKKDTFTTREYVCQIHAIQHIELRALERGYLEHIFVDEGQVVKKGQPMFQIMPVIYQAEYQHTQAEARVAEIEYLNTKSLADKNVVSKNELAMAKAKFDQAQASVALAKAHLEFTRINAPFSGIMDRLQVRHGSLLGEGDMLAALSDNSSMWVYFNVPEAQYLNYKAADKNSGQEHVRLKMANGQVFEQPGIVTTIEADFNNETGNIAFRATFPNPDGLLRHGETGNILMTEPLKGALIIPQKATFEVLDKKFVYVVGNDHVVHSRPISIRAELPHVYVVGGGLVEGDRVLLEGLRKVKENEKIAYKYLAPQDALRTLELYAE